One Antarctobacter heliothermus DNA segment encodes these proteins:
- the nirD gene encoding nitrite reductase small subunit NirD produces the protein MSWIDIGAIDEVPLRGARVLKTNVGCIAVFRTAADEVFAVSDTCPHKGGPLSDGIVHGQSVTCPLHNWVFDLNTGQAQGADEGRIATYPVRVDAGRIQIDGSVLRQRSVA, from the coding sequence ATGAGCTGGATCGACATTGGCGCGATTGATGAGGTGCCGCTGCGCGGCGCACGCGTGTTGAAAACCAACGTCGGCTGTATTGCCGTCTTTCGGACGGCTGCGGATGAGGTCTTTGCCGTCTCCGACACCTGCCCGCACAAGGGGGGGCCGCTGTCCGACGGGATCGTGCACGGGCAATCGGTGACATGCCCGCTACACAACTGGGTCTTTGATCTGAACACCGGTCAGGCGCAGGGCGCGGATGAGGGGCGCATCGCCACCTATCCGGTGCGCGTCGACGCCGGGCGCATCCAGATCGACGGCTCTGTGCTGCGCCAGCGGAGCGTCGCGTGA
- a CDS encoding nitrate reductase has product MDGAGCEAVRSTCPYCGVGCGVLLTPDGAGGLDVRGDPDHPANRGRLCSKGSALGETVGLGQRLLAPQIGGQEVDWDTALDTVAERFSETIARHGPDSVAFYVSGQLLTEDYYVANKLMKGFIGSANIDTNSRLCMASTVAGHKRAFGTDTVPGTYEDLEEADLVVLVGSNLAWCHPVLYQRVLAERKKRGTKIVVIDPRRTASCDGADMHLALQPGSDVALFNRLLVEIDRAGALDHSYLTHTQGLEAALEQAALDDDAVTGLDAAQIAEFCRLWIGTEKVVTIFSQGVNQSSSGSDKVNAILNCHLATGRVGKPGSGPLSVTGQPNAMGGREVGGLSNMLACHLDLENADHRAAVRDFWAAPFVPDRPGLKAVDMFRAVGNGRIKALWIIHTNPAVSMPDADAVRDAIAACPFTVVSDITAATDTARLADVLLPTSAWAEKDGTVTNSDRTISRQRAILPAPGATRPDWEILAEVGCRMGWREAFDYQSPVEIFREYAALSGIAGRFGRDFDISGLQDLGAEGYAALAPTRWPVSASRQGGRFFAEGGFYHADGKARILPVSWRAPAARTAPRYPFVLNTGRTRDQWHTMTRTALSPRLSAHLAEPFVEIHPQDARALGIGPADLVTLDSPQGKAILRARITDAVQPGQVFAPMHWTGETAPSARIDALVAAVTDPVSGQPESKASVVRVTRLQAAWYGFAVSARPMAPHVDYWALSTTSAGCRAELAGLDTPVNWEVAARRLFDLPEADLTSVHGPGQGVARLAFRENGRLVAALFVSPTPVAVMRDYLATLPDAPDQSLLSGRSPADVPDPGPILCSCFGVGVNTILAGIEDQGLMSVAAIGAALQAGTNCGSCRPELADLLTMVQAKEAAE; this is encoded by the coding sequence ATGGACGGGGCCGGGTGTGAGGCCGTCCGCTCGACCTGCCCCTATTGCGGTGTGGGCTGTGGTGTTCTGCTGACGCCGGACGGTGCGGGCGGGCTGGACGTGCGCGGCGATCCCGACCACCCGGCAAACCGCGGGCGGCTGTGTTCCAAAGGCTCGGCGCTGGGCGAAACGGTGGGGTTGGGGCAGCGGCTGCTGGCTCCGCAGATCGGCGGGCAGGAGGTCGATTGGGATACGGCGCTGGACACGGTGGCAGAGCGGTTCTCAGAGACCATCGCCCGGCACGGCCCCGACAGCGTGGCCTTCTACGTCTCTGGCCAGTTGCTGACCGAGGACTACTACGTCGCCAACAAGCTGATGAAAGGGTTCATCGGCTCGGCCAATATCGACACCAACTCGCGGCTTTGCATGGCCTCGACCGTGGCGGGACACAAGCGCGCCTTTGGCACGGACACGGTTCCCGGCACCTATGAGGATCTCGAAGAGGCGGATCTTGTGGTGCTGGTGGGGTCGAACCTCGCATGGTGCCATCCGGTACTGTATCAGCGTGTACTGGCGGAACGGAAAAAGCGCGGCACCAAGATTGTGGTGATCGACCCGCGCCGAACGGCAAGTTGTGACGGGGCCGACATGCATCTGGCGTTGCAACCGGGATCGGATGTGGCGCTGTTCAACCGGCTGCTGGTCGAGATCGACAGGGCTGGCGCACTGGATCACAGCTATCTGACACACACGCAGGGTCTGGAGGCCGCGCTGGAACAGGCAGCGTTGGATGACGATGCTGTCACCGGCCTGGATGCCGCACAGATCGCCGAGTTCTGCCGCCTCTGGATCGGCACCGAAAAGGTTGTCACCATCTTCAGCCAAGGCGTGAACCAGTCCAGCAGTGGCAGCGACAAGGTCAACGCGATTCTGAACTGTCACCTTGCCACCGGCCGCGTTGGAAAGCCGGGCTCTGGCCCGCTATCGGTTACCGGCCAGCCCAACGCCATGGGGGGGCGCGAGGTGGGCGGGCTGTCGAATATGCTGGCCTGTCATCTGGATCTGGAAAACGCCGATCACCGCGCAGCCGTGCGCGATTTCTGGGCGGCCCCCTTTGTGCCGGACCGTCCGGGCCTCAAGGCGGTGGACATGTTTCGCGCCGTGGGCAATGGGCGGATCAAGGCGCTGTGGATCATCCACACCAACCCCGCCGTGTCGATGCCCGATGCCGATGCGGTGCGCGACGCCATCGCGGCCTGCCCCTTTACGGTCGTCAGCGACATCACCGCCGCCACGGACACCGCACGATTGGCGGATGTGTTGCTGCCCACCAGTGCGTGGGCGGAGAAGGACGGCACCGTCACCAATTCCGACCGCACCATCAGCCGCCAGCGCGCGATCCTGCCTGCACCCGGTGCGACGCGACCTGACTGGGAGATCTTGGCAGAGGTCGGTTGCCGCATGGGGTGGCGAGAGGCGTTCGACTATCAGTCGCCGGTTGAGATTTTTCGCGAATACGCCGCGCTGTCGGGTATTGCCGGACGGTTCGGGCGGGATTTCGACATTTCCGGCCTGCAAGACCTTGGCGCAGAGGGCTATGCCGCGCTGGCCCCCACCCGATGGCCGGTGTCGGCGTCCCGTCAGGGCGGGCGCTTTTTCGCGGAGGGTGGCTTTTATCATGCCGATGGCAAGGCGCGTATTCTGCCCGTTTCATGGCGCGCCCCGGCAGCCCGGACCGCGCCGCGCTATCCATTTGTGCTGAACACCGGACGCACCCGTGACCAGTGGCACACGATGACCCGCACAGCCCTGTCGCCACGTCTGTCCGCCCATCTGGCAGAGCCGTTTGTCGAGATTCATCCGCAGGATGCGCGCGCCCTTGGGATCGGTCCCGCCGATCTGGTGACGTTAGACAGCCCGCAGGGCAAGGCCATCTTGCGGGCGCGGATCACCGATGCCGTTCAGCCCGGACAGGTTTTTGCACCGATGCACTGGACCGGAGAAACCGCGCCCTCGGCCCGGATTGATGCGCTGGTGGCGGCGGTGACCGATCCTGTGTCCGGTCAGCCCGAAAGCAAGGCCAGCGTCGTGCGTGTGACCCGCCTGCAAGCGGCGTGGTACGGGTTCGCTGTGTCGGCCCGTCCGATGGCACCGCACGTCGATTATTGGGCACTCAGCACGACCAGTGCAGGGTGCCGCGCGGAACTGGCGGGGTTGGACACGCCAGTCAATTGGGAGGTCGCAGCGCGTCGCCTATTCGATCTGCCAGAGGCAGACCTGACCTCTGTGCATGGGCCGGGGCAGGGTGTTGCACGGTTGGCGTTCCGCGAAAACGGTCGGCTGGTTGCGGCGTTGTTCGTGTCGCCGACACCTGTTGCGGTGATGCGCGACTACCTTGCCACCTTGCCGGATGCCCCTGACCAGAGCCTGTTGTCGGGGCGGTCGCCTGCGGATGTGCCGGACCCGGGACCGATCCTGTGTTCCTGCTTCGGGGTGGGGGTGAACACCATCCTTGCCGGGATCGAGGATCAAGGCCTGATGTCGGTCGCAGCCATCGGTGCCGCGCTGCAAGCGGGCACAAACTGCGGTTCTTGCCGCCCGGAACTAGCGGACCTGTTGACCATGGTTCAGGCCAAGGAAGCGGCGGAATGA